From a region of the Gossypium raimondii isolate GPD5lz chromosome 10, ASM2569854v1, whole genome shotgun sequence genome:
- the LOC105777139 gene encoding metal tolerance protein 11 isoform X1, giving the protein MVETVARESDEELALLPHQNNGDRSWRLNFDGLQLSPEHKDVKKPPRSLHDCLGVLGPEDNVAEYYQQQVEMLEGFNEMDALAERGFIPGMSKEEREKLARSETLAIRISNVANMVLFAAKVYASVWSGSLAIIASTLDSLLDLLSGFILWFTAFSMSTPNPYQYPIGKKRMQPLGILVFASVMATLGLQIILESVRTMVSDDDEFNLTNEQERWVVGIMLGVTLVKLFLVFYCRTFTNEIVKAYAQDHFFDVITNIIGLIAVLLANYIDDWMDPVGAIILALYTIRTWSMTVLENVNSLVGKSAAPEYLQKLTYLCWNHHKAIRHIDTVRAYTFGSHYFVEVDIVLPANMALQEAHDIGESLQEKLELLPEIERAFVHLDYEFSHKPEHAQAHAL; this is encoded by the exons ATGGTAGAGACGGTGGCGCGTGAAAGCGACGAAGAGCTAGCGCTGTTGCCACATCAGAATAATGGTGACCGGTCTTGGCGGTTGAACTTCGATGGTTTACAGTTATCGCCTGAACACAAAGATGTTAAAAAGCCTCCTCGAAGCCTCCATGATTGCCTCGGGGTTTTAG GTCCAGAAGACAATGTGGCTGAATACTATCAGCAGCAGGTGGAAATGCTCGAGGGTTTTAATGAAATGGATGCCTTAGCTGAACGTGGTTTTATTCCTGGAATGTCGAAG GAAGAAAGGGAAAAGTTGGCTAGAAGTGAGACGTTAGCCATTAGAATTTCCAATGTTGCAAACATGGTTCTTTTTGCTGCTAAAGTTTATGCTTCTGTCTGGAGTGGTTCGTTAGCTATAATTGCATCCACGTTGGACTCGCTTCTCGATCTTCTGTCTGGCTTTATCCTCTGGTTTACTGCGTTCTCTATGTCAACACCAAATCCATATCAGTATCCTATTGGAAAGAAAAGAATGCAGCCATTG GGTATCCTTGTTTTTGCCTCTGTCATGGCAACCCTTGGCCTGCAGATAATCTTGGAGTCTGTACGAACCATGGTATCAGAT GATGATGAATTCAACCTGACGAACGAACAAGAACGGTGGGTTGTTGGCATTATGCTCGGAGTGACCCTGGTAAAGCTTTTCCTCGTGTTTTATTGCCGCACATTTACAAACGAAATTGTCAAAGCGTATGCCCAAGATCATTTCTTCGACgttatcacaaacatcatcgGCCTCATTGCTGTGCTGCTCGCAAATTACATCGATGATTGGATGGACCCAGTTGGAGCTATCATt CTGGCTCTATACACTATCCGGACATGGTCGATGACAGTACTAGAGAACGTGAATTCATTAGTCGGAAAATCAGCAGCTCCGGAATACCTTCAGAAACTAACATACCTGTGTTGGAACCACCACAAGGCCATAAGACATATCGATACCGTCCGAGCCTACACCTTCGGGTCTCACTACTTTGTGGAAGTCGACATTGTACTCCCAGCAAACATGGCATTGCAAGAAGCTCATGACATTGGGGAATCATTGCAAGAAAAGCTGGAGTTGCTGCCTGAGATTGAGCGTGCCTTTGTTCATCTGGATTATGAATTCAGTCACAAACCTGAACATGCACAAGCACATGCTTTGTAG
- the LOC105777139 gene encoding metal tolerance protein 11 isoform X2, translating to MFFGPEDNVAEYYQQQVEMLEGFNEMDALAERGFIPGMSKEEREKLARSETLAIRISNVANMVLFAAKVYASVWSGSLAIIASTLDSLLDLLSGFILWFTAFSMSTPNPYQYPIGKKRMQPLGILVFASVMATLGLQIILESVRTMVSDDDEFNLTNEQERWVVGIMLGVTLVKLFLVFYCRTFTNEIVKAYAQDHFFDVITNIIGLIAVLLANYIDDWMDPVGAIILALYTIRTWSMTVLENVNSLVGKSAAPEYLQKLTYLCWNHHKAIRHIDTVRAYTFGSHYFVEVDIVLPANMALQEAHDIGESLQEKLELLPEIERAFVHLDYEFSHKPEHAQAHAL from the exons ATGTTCTTTG GTCCAGAAGACAATGTGGCTGAATACTATCAGCAGCAGGTGGAAATGCTCGAGGGTTTTAATGAAATGGATGCCTTAGCTGAACGTGGTTTTATTCCTGGAATGTCGAAG GAAGAAAGGGAAAAGTTGGCTAGAAGTGAGACGTTAGCCATTAGAATTTCCAATGTTGCAAACATGGTTCTTTTTGCTGCTAAAGTTTATGCTTCTGTCTGGAGTGGTTCGTTAGCTATAATTGCATCCACGTTGGACTCGCTTCTCGATCTTCTGTCTGGCTTTATCCTCTGGTTTACTGCGTTCTCTATGTCAACACCAAATCCATATCAGTATCCTATTGGAAAGAAAAGAATGCAGCCATTG GGTATCCTTGTTTTTGCCTCTGTCATGGCAACCCTTGGCCTGCAGATAATCTTGGAGTCTGTACGAACCATGGTATCAGAT GATGATGAATTCAACCTGACGAACGAACAAGAACGGTGGGTTGTTGGCATTATGCTCGGAGTGACCCTGGTAAAGCTTTTCCTCGTGTTTTATTGCCGCACATTTACAAACGAAATTGTCAAAGCGTATGCCCAAGATCATTTCTTCGACgttatcacaaacatcatcgGCCTCATTGCTGTGCTGCTCGCAAATTACATCGATGATTGGATGGACCCAGTTGGAGCTATCATt CTGGCTCTATACACTATCCGGACATGGTCGATGACAGTACTAGAGAACGTGAATTCATTAGTCGGAAAATCAGCAGCTCCGGAATACCTTCAGAAACTAACATACCTGTGTTGGAACCACCACAAGGCCATAAGACATATCGATACCGTCCGAGCCTACACCTTCGGGTCTCACTACTTTGTGGAAGTCGACATTGTACTCCCAGCAAACATGGCATTGCAAGAAGCTCATGACATTGGGGAATCATTGCAAGAAAAGCTGGAGTTGCTGCCTGAGATTGAGCGTGCCTTTGTTCATCTGGATTATGAATTCAGTCACAAACCTGAACATGCACAAGCACATGCTTTGTAG
- the LOC105778667 gene encoding beta-hexosaminidase 1, with protein sequence MLHLSEKPHFIYTCLMLLAWVSQYVSLSTGFELNHSLTYIWPMPHELTSGNETLTVNPTLSLYLIGKGGNFKILREGFRRYKRIIFKQSSGVSIFKNLRRIRSIYDISQMRIIVNSDSDELKLGVDESYTLFITKTGGKSIAWEAIIEVNTVYGALRGLETFSQLCAYDYTTKSVQLSKAPWYIKDKPRFAYRGLLLDTSRHYFPVDVIKSIIDSMSYAKLNVLHWHIIDKQSFPLEIPKYPKLWNGAYTKWERYTVEDASKIVRFAKTRGIHVMAEVDVPGHAESWGVGYPDLWPSNSCREPLDVTKNFTFDLISGIFSDIRKIFPFELFHLGGDEVNIGCWNNTPHVKQWLKDNNMKPKDAYKYFVLKAQEIAISKNWTPVNWEETFNAFAGSLNPQTVVHNWLGPGVCPKAVAKGFKCIFSNSGVWYLDHLDVPWEQIYNAEPLEGIDNESKQKLVLGGEVCMWSETVDTSNVQQTIWPRAAAAAERLWSTKSALSAGNDTVLHRLHYFRCLLQRRGVQAAPVTNYYARQPPAGPDSCYWQ encoded by the exons atGTTGCATTTGTCTGAAAAACCCCATTTCATCTACACTTGTTTGATGTTATTAGCTTGGGTTTCTCAGTATGTATCTTTAAGTACTGGGTTCGAGTTGAATCATTCATTGACTTACATTTGGCCGATGCCACATGAACTCACTTCCGGCAATGAGACACTAACTGTGAACCCAACACTGTCTTTGTATCTGATTGGGAAAGGGGGAAACTTTAAGATTTTGAGGGAAGGATTTAGGAGATATAAAAGGATTATATTTAAACAATCTTCTGGGGTTTCgatttttaagaatttgagacgaattagatctatttatgatATTAGTCAAATGAGGATTATTGTGAATTCAGATAGTGATGAG CTCAAATTGGGTGTGGATGAGAGTTATACTTTGTTTATAACAAAGACTGGAGGGAAGTCTATTGCTTGGGAGGCTATAATTGAG GTGAATACCGTTTACGGTGCGTTAAGAGGGTTGGAG ACATTCAGTCAATTGTGTGCTTACGATTATACGACTAAATCAGTGCAATTATCCAAAGCACCATGGTACATTAAAGATAAGCCAAGGTTTGCATATCGTGGCCTTTTGCTCG ATACATCAAGGCACTATTTTCCAGTCGATGTCATTAAGTCGATAATTGATTCAATGTCTTATGCTAAACTT AATGTCCTTCATTGGCACATCATAGATAAGCAGTCATTTCCCCTCGAAATACCCAAATATCCAAAACTGTGGAACGGTGCTTATACGAAATGGGAGCGCTATACAGTTGAGGATGCTAGTAAAATTGTTAG ATTTGCCAAAACACGAG GCATCCATGTAATGGCAGAAGTAGATGTCCCCGGTCATGCAGAGTCATG ggGAGTCGGCTATCCAGATCTATGGCCTTCTAATTCCTGCAGAGAACCACTTGATGTtacaaaaaattttactttcgATTTAATTTCTGGCATTTTTTCAG ATATCCGAAAAATCTTCCCATTTGAGCTCTTCCACCTTGGTGGCGATGAGGTTAATATAG GTTGCTGGAACAATACACCCCATGTAAAGCAGTG GCTCAAAGACAACAATATGAAGCCTAAAGATGCATATAAATATTTCGTACTCAAGGCTCAAGAAATTGCAATCTCGAAAAACTGGACCCCGGTCAACTG GGAAGAGACCTTCAATGCTTTTGCAGGGAGTCTTAATCCGCAGACCGTGGTGCATAACTG GTTGGGTCCTGGGGTTTGTCCAAAGGCTGTCGCGAAAGGATTCAAATGCATTTTCAGTAATTCAGGTGTTTGGTATCTCGACCATCTAGATGTCCCTTGGGAGCAAATCTACAATGCCGAACCACTAGAAGGAATAGATAACGAGTCCAAGCAAAAACTTGTTCTCGGAGGAGAAGTTTGTATGTGGAGTGAGACAGTTGATACATCAAACGTTCAACAAACAATTTGGCCTCGAGCTGCTGCTGCAGCAG AACGCTTGTGGAGCACAAAGTCGGCATTATCAGCAGGAAATGATACTGTATTGCATCGGTTACATTACTTCCGATGCCTATTGCAAAGGCGTGGGGTTCAAGCTGCTCCAGTCACAAATTATTACGCTCGGCAACCGCCAGCTGGTCCTGACTCATGTTATTGGCAATAA